The following are encoded in a window of Nocardia sp. BMG111209 genomic DNA:
- a CDS encoding BTAD domain-containing putative transcriptional regulator: MYGQEHGEADHHPSVDVRVLGPVRLLIDGVPLPVGGPKPRALLAALTVNRRRAVNSQALGDMVWNEQPPDAYQASLQVFVSNIRKALRTAGVDPAAVLRTESAGYRLEIADENCDLGRFEAARRAGAAAAEAGRSERAARLFADALAQWSGAAVDDLPGLVFAERFAVAMDEERLLVTSARIDADIACGRAPAVVGELVTMTTAHPLREPLWVQLISALYLSGRQADALEACRRVRTVLADELGIDPGPALLELEQRVLRQQPLDTEAIARAERMAKAMTETVTERPRARGGRLHLPDGSTVAIESGGLKIGRMTDNDLVLEDPKVSRYHAQIQTARTGLVIRDLHSANGVYVNDEPIDEAGVLADGDEVLIGGTVLRFEAQS; the protein is encoded by the coding sequence CGAGGCGGATCACCATCCGTCGGTCGATGTGCGGGTCCTCGGTCCCGTCCGGCTGCTGATCGACGGCGTGCCGCTGCCCGTCGGCGGCCCGAAGCCGCGGGCGTTGCTGGCCGCGCTCACGGTGAACCGGCGGCGCGCGGTGAATTCGCAGGCGCTCGGCGACATGGTGTGGAACGAACAGCCGCCGGACGCCTATCAGGCCAGCCTGCAGGTGTTCGTCTCGAATATCCGCAAGGCCCTGCGCACCGCGGGCGTCGATCCGGCGGCCGTGCTGCGCACCGAATCCGCCGGCTACCGGCTGGAGATCGCCGACGAGAACTGTGATCTGGGCCGGTTCGAGGCCGCCCGGCGAGCCGGGGCCGCGGCCGCGGAGGCGGGCCGGTCCGAACGCGCGGCCCGCCTGTTCGCCGACGCGCTGGCCCAGTGGAGCGGCGCCGCTGTCGACGATCTGCCCGGTCTGGTGTTCGCCGAACGCTTCGCCGTCGCGATGGACGAGGAGCGGTTGCTGGTCACCTCGGCCCGCATCGACGCCGATATCGCCTGCGGCCGGGCGCCGGCCGTGGTCGGCGAACTGGTCACGATGACCACCGCTCATCCACTGCGGGAACCGTTGTGGGTGCAGCTGATCAGCGCGCTGTACCTGTCCGGCCGGCAGGCCGACGCGCTGGAGGCGTGCCGCCGGGTGCGGACGGTACTGGCCGACGAGCTGGGTATCGATCCGGGCCCGGCCCTGCTGGAACTGGAACAGCGCGTGCTGCGTCAGCAGCCGCTGGACACCGAGGCCATCGCCCGCGCCGAACGCATGGCGAAGGCGATGACCGAGACCGTGACCGAACGACCGCGGGCCCGCGGCGGCCGGTTGCACCTACCCGACGGATCCACCGTGGCGATCGAATCCGGCGGCCTCAAGATCGGCCGGATGACCGACAACGATCTGGTGCTGGAGGATCCGAAGGTCAGCCGGTACCACGCGCAGATCCAGACCGCACGCACCGGCCTGGTGATCCGCGATCTGCATTCGGCCAACGGCGTCTACGTCAACGACGAACCGATCGATGAGGCCG